In the Campylobacter lari genome, TTTTAAAATATGTAAAATCATTGCTTTTGAGCAAATTTTTTGAAGTACTTTTGGATTTTGTGATTTCATACGCGTGCCAAGTCCAGCAGCCAAAATAAGCACAGAAATTTTCATAATTTACCTTTGTTTTAAAAATTATTGCTTATTTTAACAAGCTAAAGTAAAAATTATTATTTTTTATAAAATCATTTTTATTCTTTTAAGAGTAAAATTGTTAAAATAATGCTTTTAATTTCAACCAAGGAAATATTTTGAGGGTTTTACTAGCTTTATTTTTATCAAGCTTGGCTCTTTTAGGCGCTGAAGCAACCATACCAACTGTAAATTTAAGCCTTAGTGCGCCAAATAATCCACAACAACTCGTAACAACCCTAAATATAGTCATAGTTTTAACCATACTAGCTCTTGCGCCTACTATCATTTTTGTAATGACTTCATTCTTAAGACTTGTTGTGGTGTTTTCTTTTTTAAGAACAGCCCTTGGCACTCAAACTATGCCACCAAATACTATTTTAATTACCTTGGCTTTGATTTTAACTTTTTTCATTATGGAGCCTGTGGCTACAAAATCATACAACGAAGGTATAAAACCCTATATCGCTGAACAAATAGGTTATGAAGAAGCTTTTGCTAAAGGTGTTAAGCCTTTCAAAGATTTTATGCTAAAAAACACTAGGGAAAAAGACTTAGCGCTTTTTTATAGGATTAGAAATTTAGAAAATCCAAAAACCATAGATGATGTGCCTTTAACAGTTTTAGTGCCAGCCTTTATGATAAGCGAACTTAAAACTGCTTTTGAAATAGGCTTTTTACTTTTCTTGCCATTTTTGGTTATTGATATGGTAGTAAGCTCAGTATTAATGGCTATGGGTATGATGATGCTACCTCCTGTTATGATTTCTATGCCTTTTAAACTTTTGATATTTGTGCTTGTAGATGGATGGAATTTACTCATACAAAATTTGGTCAAAAGCTTTTTAACTTAGCAGAATAAAATGTATATTTTCTCTTCCTTATTTAGTATATTTTGCTTACTTTTTGGTGGATACTTTGCTAAAAAAATCAAAATTTTAAAACAAAAACAAGCGCGTGCTTTTTTAGATTTTGCTATTATTTTTGCCTTGCCTTGCTTGATTTTTGAGCGTGCTTATCATTTAAATTTTGATTTTTCTTTGATTGCTATTATATTGCTTGGGTTGGGCTGTGCTATTGTTTCAGCATTATGTTGTGTATTTTTAGCTCTTTGTTTTAAATTTAGCAAA is a window encoding:
- the fliP gene encoding flagellar type III secretion system pore protein FliP (The bacterial flagellar biogenesis protein FliP forms a type III secretion system (T3SS)-type pore required for flagellar assembly.); protein product: MRVLLALFLSSLALLGAEATIPTVNLSLSAPNNPQQLVTTLNIVIVLTILALAPTIIFVMTSFLRLVVVFSFLRTALGTQTMPPNTILITLALILTFFIMEPVATKSYNEGIKPYIAEQIGYEEAFAKGVKPFKDFMLKNTREKDLALFYRIRNLENPKTIDDVPLTVLVPAFMISELKTAFEIGFLLFLPFLVIDMVVSSVLMAMGMMMLPPVMISMPFKLLIFVLVDGWNLLIQNLVKSFLT